Below is a window of Allomuricauda ruestringensis DSM 13258 DNA.
TGCCGCAGAGGATGCCGTTGGCGAAGCCACACCTATTTTTGTAGATGCCGTAAAGGGAATCACTTTTAATGATGCCAAACAGATTCTTTTAGGGAACGATAATGCCGCGACCCAATACCTACAACAAGCCACAAAAACACAGTTGTACAATAAATTCAACCCAATTATCAAAAATTCGTTCCAAAAAGTGGGAGCGGACCAAATCTGGAGCAACATTATCACCAAATACAATAGCCTGCGCCTTACCAATAATGTAAATCCAGATTTAACCGACTACACCACCAACGAAGCATTGGAAGGAGTCTATACCATGATTGCTCTGGAAGAAAAGGAAATTAGGACAAAAGTTTCATCAAGAACAACAGATTTGTTAAAAAAGGTATTCGCCCTTCAGGATTAATCATAATTTTTTGCTAAAAATGCAATAACTCAAAAACTAAAGCGTTATAAACTCAATAATTAAGAATAATTATAACAAAATCCTAAAGTTAAATTAACCTTGGCCTGAAGGTTAAACTTGAATTTTGTACAAGTTATCTGAGTTAGCATTTTTTTGAGTTAGTTAGTTTAAAAACCGGTGTTCTTCACCGGTTTTTTGTTTTCTGAGCTTTTCGGTAGAGCCCATCAAAAGCAATTGAGATACTGTTCCCTTCTCCGAGAACCTCCCATAATTGTCTCACGGTTCCATCATCGTTTTTGGTCCAGGTAATTCGGTTCCTATATTTTTTGCCATCAGATTTTTTAAACTCATCAGAAGTCAAGATCATTTGATTGTCAACCCTATTCCCCTTCAATTTTAAAGAAGCTCCTGCATTATCTATCCATAACTGCTCCCATTCATTGGTCTGAGCATTATAAAAATTAAGACTGGTTCCCGTATACCCTGCTTTGGCACTGATCCAATTTTCTCGAATCACGCAACCACCTTCTTCCTTACTGATTACACTAGAACCTGCAAGAGAGCCATCTTGGAAATTAACTACTTCCCACTCCCCTACCCAAAAATCAAAAGCAATGTGGTTTTCAGAGCAGCAATTACAACTTTCCGCATCTTGTGCTTGCACAGCCACTTGAAAAATTAAGGTGAAGATGAA
It encodes the following:
- a CDS encoding DUF4197 domain-containing protein, yielding MKRLLLCILVLQLVGCAELQQVVNQLPQGTTGIGNAEIAQGLREALNMGIEKQVDKLALENGFFRNELVKILLPEELQKVDKTLRDVGLSSLADEGLRIINRAAEDAVGEATPIFVDAVKGITFNDAKQILLGNDNAATQYLQQATKTQLYNKFNPIIKNSFQKVGADQIWSNIITKYNSLRLTNNVNPDLTDYTTNEALEGVYTMIALEEKEIRTKVSSRTTDLLKKVFALQD